The following are from one region of the Stigmatella ashevillena genome:
- a CDS encoding BMP family lipoprotein: MVSRSHSVFFVILAMLLACKSQKEEPAGVNKTTSAPTPAPAAAEKPRIGLVLGLGGRGDQAFNDSALRGLELWAGGLKSVGTSYQEASAQEVQDSLGPELAQRKPPLTPLGITPVVIQSQVAEDYEPNLRLLVDQDVSLALAVGFMLEGAVETVAAKSPGTHFLLVDSPLINEKGEVYTLPNVRTVVYRSEEGCFLAGALAGLVSQGGKIGFVGGMEIPLVKQFEAGFRAGVAATNPKATVVASYTGSFTNFALGKQVGQDLVTKGMDVIFAAAGVDGLGAIQAVKEARDAGRTVYVMGVDSDQFHLAPKAMLTTVLKRVDLAVYEAVRDQLQGRFQGGSQVLGLKEGGVGLAPVRLDFPGKEEALRKVEALKAQIIAGEIQVPAAGQ; the protein is encoded by the coding sequence ATGGTCTCGCGAAGCCATTCTGTCTTCTTTGTCATCCTGGCGATGCTCCTGGCATGTAAGAGCCAGAAAGAGGAGCCAGCGGGTGTGAACAAAACCACGTCCGCGCCCACACCGGCCCCAGCCGCGGCGGAGAAACCCCGCATCGGACTGGTGCTGGGGCTGGGAGGCCGGGGGGACCAAGCGTTCAATGACTCGGCGCTGCGGGGCCTGGAGCTGTGGGCCGGGGGCCTGAAGTCCGTGGGGACCTCCTACCAGGAAGCCTCGGCGCAGGAGGTCCAGGACTCGCTCGGGCCAGAGCTGGCCCAGCGCAAGCCGCCCCTGACGCCCCTGGGCATCACCCCGGTGGTCATCCAGAGCCAGGTGGCGGAGGACTACGAGCCCAACCTGCGGCTCCTGGTGGACCAGGACGTGTCGCTCGCGCTCGCGGTGGGGTTCATGCTGGAGGGAGCGGTGGAGACGGTGGCCGCGAAGAGCCCCGGCACGCATTTCCTGCTCGTGGACAGTCCGCTGATCAATGAGAAGGGCGAGGTGTACACGTTGCCCAACGTGCGCACGGTGGTCTATCGAAGCGAGGAGGGGTGCTTCCTCGCAGGGGCGCTGGCGGGGCTCGTCAGCCAGGGGGGAAAGATTGGGTTCGTGGGCGGGATGGAGATTCCGCTCGTCAAACAGTTCGAGGCGGGCTTCCGGGCCGGTGTGGCGGCCACGAATCCGAAGGCCACGGTGGTGGCCAGCTACACGGGGAGCTTCACGAACTTCGCGCTTGGCAAGCAGGTGGGGCAGGACTTGGTGACGAAGGGCATGGACGTCATCTTCGCGGCGGCGGGGGTGGATGGGCTGGGGGCGATCCAGGCCGTGAAGGAGGCCCGGGACGCGGGCCGGACGGTCTATGTGATGGGCGTGGACTCGGATCAGTTCCACCTGGCGCCGAAGGCGATGCTGACCACGGTGTTGAAGCGGGTGGACCTGGCCGTCTACGAGGCGGTGAGAGACCAGCTCCAGGGACGATTCCAGGGAGGCAGTCAGGTGCTGGGGTTGAAGGAGGGCGGCGTGGGCCTGGCGCCGGTGCGGCTGGACTTCCCTGGCAAGGAAGAGGCCCTGCGGAAGGTGGAGGCGCTGAAGGCTCAGATCATCGCTGGAGAGATTCAGGTTCCTGCCGCGGGCCAATGA
- a CDS encoding AHH domain-containing protein: MRMQLGVLPLLLSVLAGCGTSGRVVRLEVGQDEIVVLAPRSPVERVELDEHEFEEAVRELVQDVRPSSNPLREARHLLGVPARNGMYLYEGSSRRLLPVSDDEDADGLRLLASSSDEKVTRAYSRWCERKGQSEDCLRLLKEGPLLASDGKYALATAIAMGSVWPETARALKNMADPQALLATVTASISMYMLLWTLPEPVSKGIAALLTATVIAYLGVDTVWRLLDGWVVLVRKVDQATTFEQLSEAGEQYGEVLGENAARIFIMLATAAIGSTAGLGTKALGLPGSAQAALAVEAQAGYQYAAISSVKSVVMTSEGFTLALAPNALAMSGRGMGSGHQRRRRHHLATDKNSVSTARGGPWTPKFEKIFAKAGMELKDPENVVPIKGHRGPHPQEYHERVHERLYDATRHCRKVSECKEALTAALRRLAKEVMTEGSELNQLVTKSSQP, translated from the coding sequence ATGAGGATGCAGCTCGGAGTGCTCCCGCTGTTGCTCAGCGTGCTTGCTGGGTGCGGCACCTCTGGAAGGGTTGTGCGCTTGGAGGTGGGCCAAGACGAGATCGTCGTCTTGGCGCCACGCAGCCCTGTGGAAAGGGTGGAACTGGACGAGCACGAGTTTGAGGAGGCTGTGAGGGAACTCGTCCAGGACGTGCGGCCCTCCTCCAATCCGCTGCGCGAAGCACGGCATCTTCTCGGCGTCCCAGCACGAAACGGGATGTACCTCTATGAAGGCAGCAGTCGGCGGCTGCTGCCCGTCAGTGACGACGAGGATGCGGATGGCCTTCGCTTGTTGGCGTCATCCTCGGACGAGAAGGTGACTCGTGCCTACAGCCGGTGGTGTGAACGCAAGGGGCAGTCCGAAGACTGCTTGAGGTTGCTGAAGGAAGGGCCTCTGCTGGCGAGCGATGGCAAGTATGCGTTGGCCACGGCGATCGCCATGGGCTCGGTGTGGCCGGAGACAGCCAGAGCCCTCAAGAACATGGCGGATCCTCAAGCCCTTTTGGCCACGGTGACGGCCTCCATCAGCATGTACATGCTGCTCTGGACTCTGCCCGAACCGGTGAGCAAGGGGATTGCGGCTCTTCTGACAGCCACCGTGATTGCTTACTTGGGAGTGGATACGGTGTGGCGCCTGCTGGATGGATGGGTGGTCCTGGTTCGCAAAGTGGATCAAGCCACGACCTTCGAGCAGCTCAGCGAGGCGGGTGAGCAGTACGGTGAGGTGTTGGGAGAGAATGCCGCACGCATCTTCATCATGCTGGCCACGGCGGCCATTGGAAGCACGGCTGGCCTGGGGACGAAGGCGTTGGGATTGCCTGGCTCGGCACAGGCAGCGCTGGCCGTTGAGGCGCAGGCAGGCTACCAGTACGCGGCCATTAGCAGTGTCAAGTCAGTGGTGATGACGTCCGAGGGCTTTACCCTCGCACTTGCCCCCAACGCACTTGCCATGTCGGGCAGGGGAATGGGGAGCGGTCACCAGCGCAGAAGGCGGCACCACCTCGCAACGGATAAGAACAGTGTCTCCACGGCACGCGGCGGGCCTTGGACGCCGAAATTCGAAAAGATTTTCGCCAAGGCAGGCATGGAACTGAAGGACCCTGAAAACGTCGTGCCCATCAAGGGGCATCGAGGGCCTCACCCCCAGGAATACCACGAGCGGGTTCACGAGCGCCTCTACGATGCAACGCGGCATTGCCGCAAGGTTTCTGAGTGCAAGGAGGCACTGACGGCCGCGCTCAGAAGACTGGCCAAGGAGGTCATGACCGAGGGCTCGGAGTTGAACCAGCTTGTCACGAAAAGCTCTCAGCCCTAG
- a CDS encoding imm11 family protein: MPKRFFRLKEDVHAPGRWHLGDPVDSRGREVDEPRAFNEGRPVHVDGRLRVPIEHAGKSLDFSLTALSVPIVHVKVATLLAEHAPSDTQFFPVDIKGCPDQYLICVATKLIRCIDEKASKVQFWMPEDGLPEKVGQYYAVDHMRIDLARVSDVQVFRTEGWPLALIVSEDIKTGLDRLGATGVKFEEV; the protein is encoded by the coding sequence ATGCCCAAGCGCTTCTTCAGGTTGAAGGAGGATGTCCATGCCCCAGGCCGTTGGCACTTGGGGGATCCTGTCGACAGCCGGGGTCGAGAGGTAGATGAGCCAAGGGCTTTCAATGAAGGACGCCCGGTCCATGTCGATGGGCGTCTGAGGGTTCCTATTGAGCATGCGGGCAAGTCGCTGGATTTTTCCCTGACGGCCTTGAGCGTTCCCATTGTCCACGTCAAGGTGGCGACGCTCCTGGCGGAGCACGCTCCCAGTGATACCCAGTTTTTCCCCGTGGACATCAAAGGCTGTCCGGATCAGTACCTGATCTGCGTAGCCACGAAGCTCATTCGCTGCATTGACGAGAAGGCGTCCAAAGTGCAGTTCTGGATGCCAGAGGATGGGTTGCCCGAGAAGGTTGGGCAGTACTACGCCGTCGACCACATGCGCATCGATCTCGCGCGAGTCAGTGACGTCCAAGTGTTTCGCACGGAGGGCTGGCCTCTTGCGCTTATCGTCTCTGAGGACATCAAGACCGGCTTGGACCGCCTAGGGGCTACGGGCGTGAAGTTCGAGGAAGTCTAA
- the tnpC gene encoding IS66 family transposase, with translation MSPFESIPAQVVQLQVLLGAALTRIRQLEQENAQLRERLRQNSTNSSRPPSSDAPGAARAKKKRKRRRRHPGGQPGPPKHERELVPSESVQRVVELMPERCQHCQRELKGKDAEPQRHQVVELDPVKALVTEYRSHQLKCAFCGMLTRAEVPREARSAFGERLGASMSLLVGKYRLSKRLVCEVLSDIVGVHVSVGSVSNLEQQMSAALKAPVEQAQEHVRNAAVVNADETGWAQGVKEGRAARAWLWVVASALVVVFRIATSRGSQVIKALLGEDFLGWLITDRWSAYGGYDAGLRQLCWSHLTRDFQGFIDRGGQGGRIGSKLMAERNRMFKWWHRVRDGTLERRMFQQRMSKVERKVGELLRQAQACGEKKTAGIARQILRLEKCLWVFVDVPGVEPTNNYGERTIRQGVIYRKISFGTRSERGSRFIERILTVVTTLKQQKRNPLEFLTAALGAYRRGLPPPSLLPGSASAQAASGAA, from the coding sequence ATGAGCCCATTCGAATCCATACCGGCCCAGGTGGTCCAACTGCAGGTGCTGCTGGGAGCAGCGCTGACGAGGATACGGCAGTTGGAGCAAGAGAATGCTCAGTTGAGGGAGCGGTTGAGGCAGAACTCCACCAACTCCTCAAGGCCCCCGTCGAGCGATGCTCCGGGCGCAGCTCGGGCCAAGAAGAAGAGGAAGCGCAGGAGGCGACACCCCGGAGGGCAGCCTGGCCCCCCGAAGCATGAGCGGGAGCTGGTGCCGAGCGAGAGCGTCCAGCGGGTGGTAGAGCTGATGCCTGAGCGGTGTCAGCACTGCCAGCGGGAGCTGAAGGGAAAAGACGCTGAACCCCAGAGGCATCAGGTAGTGGAACTGGACCCGGTGAAGGCGTTGGTGACGGAGTATCGGAGTCACCAGCTGAAGTGCGCCTTCTGCGGCATGCTCACCCGAGCCGAAGTACCCCGCGAGGCGCGCAGCGCGTTTGGGGAGCGGCTGGGGGCGAGCATGAGCCTGCTGGTAGGCAAGTACCGGCTGTCCAAGCGGTTGGTGTGCGAAGTGCTCTCGGACATCGTGGGCGTGCACGTGTCGGTGGGCAGTGTTTCGAACCTGGAGCAGCAGATGAGCGCCGCGCTGAAGGCGCCTGTGGAGCAGGCCCAGGAGCACGTGCGCAACGCTGCAGTCGTCAACGCCGACGAGACAGGGTGGGCCCAAGGGGTGAAGGAAGGGCGGGCGGCCCGTGCCTGGCTGTGGGTGGTGGCCAGCGCTCTGGTGGTGGTGTTCCGTATCGCCACCAGCCGTGGCAGTCAGGTCATCAAGGCGCTGCTGGGCGAGGACTTCCTGGGCTGGCTCATTACCGACAGGTGGAGCGCGTACGGCGGGTACGACGCGGGGCTGCGCCAACTGTGCTGGTCACACCTGACGCGCGACTTCCAAGGCTTCATTGACAGAGGCGGCCAAGGAGGCCGCATTGGCAGCAAGCTGATGGCGGAGCGCAACCGAATGTTCAAGTGGTGGCATCGCGTGCGCGACGGCACTTTGGAGCGCCGCATGTTTCAACAGCGGATGAGCAAGGTGGAGCGGAAGGTGGGCGAGCTGCTGCGCCAAGCGCAGGCGTGCGGGGAGAAGAAGACGGCAGGCATCGCCCGGCAAATCCTTCGGCTGGAAAAGTGTCTGTGGGTATTCGTGGACGTGCCTGGGGTGGAGCCGACGAACAACTACGGCGAGCGCACCATTCGCCAGGGGGTCATCTACCGGAAGATTTCCTTCGGCACGCGCAGTGAGCGCGGCAGCCGCTTCATTGAGCGAATCCTCACCGTGGTGACAACGCTCAAACAGCAGAAGCGTAACCCGCTGGAGTTTCTGACTGCAGCGTTGGGGGCTTACCGCCGTGGCCTCCCTCCGCCTTCGCTTCTTCCTGGCTCCGCTTCGGCTCAGGCAGCCTCGGGCGCTGCCTGA
- a CDS encoding DUF2381 family protein: MRKILPPWSVLLLHFVASAALASEREKLSVRPILISEHPDDETHRIYVKGQVVTTLRFDRPVEPENTKMIGWEGRLEPLSVVRNKVILEPLHDLNADEAIPLVVRLVDGTEVPFLLRPPGRDEWARTDQQVDIFEDQESHAALRAALTQALKRNGALTEENERYRKEETSEDHALAALLASGAVAQTPFMIADHFSGKDDDAEVDATVFQGKGKAAVVFTVKNLHAENAWSVQRVRLVTKDSSHDRAIAVRATAREITSGGSGRVALVADGSAFVDDGMLTSLWLELYRHDGLRQAFVQLDPALIAR; the protein is encoded by the coding sequence ATGAGAAAGATCCTACCCCCTTGGTCAGTCTTGTTACTTCACTTTGTGGCATCGGCTGCTCTGGCCAGCGAACGCGAGAAGCTTTCGGTCCGCCCCATCCTGATCTCGGAGCATCCGGACGACGAAACCCACCGCATCTACGTGAAGGGGCAGGTCGTCACGACGCTCCGGTTCGACAGGCCCGTCGAGCCAGAGAACACGAAGATGATCGGTTGGGAGGGCCGACTGGAACCCCTGTCCGTCGTCCGCAACAAGGTGATCCTGGAGCCCCTCCATGACCTCAACGCGGACGAAGCCATTCCCCTGGTTGTGAGACTGGTGGATGGGACAGAGGTGCCTTTCCTCCTGAGACCTCCCGGCCGTGACGAATGGGCACGAACGGATCAACAGGTTGACATATTCGAGGACCAGGAGAGCCACGCGGCCTTGCGAGCCGCGCTGACCCAAGCGCTCAAGAGAAACGGCGCCCTTACCGAAGAGAACGAGCGCTATCGAAAAGAAGAGACCTCGGAAGATCACGCGCTTGCAGCCCTGCTCGCATCGGGTGCTGTGGCACAAACGCCGTTCATGATCGCGGATCATTTTTCCGGCAAAGACGATGATGCCGAGGTTGACGCAACGGTGTTTCAAGGGAAGGGAAAAGCAGCCGTCGTCTTCACGGTCAAGAACCTCCACGCGGAGAACGCTTGGAGCGTGCAGCGGGTTCGGCTCGTCACCAAGGACAGCAGCCACGATCGAGCGATCGCTGTTCGCGCCACCGCCCGCGAGATCACATCCGGAGGGTCCGGGAGAGTGGCCCTCGTCGCAGATGGCAGCGCCTTCGTTGACGATGGCATGTTAACGAGCCTGTGGCTGGAACTCTACCGGCACGATGGGCTCCGGCAGGCGTTCGTCCAGCTAGATCCGGCCCTCATAGCGCGGTAA
- a CDS encoding DUF5953 family protein, which yields MAPPSTHLLLVVYTTALMDDDGRPMAVARAMEHALPGMRLEWTISDQGQFVPLPQRDAWLTEAAARGTFPMLCNGDENSLVTVSGLEIPAGLAPGGKPLCDIPAKLPLNAASIAMAADVLEGMAEGARSFWGHATPHRTAVEIARQTSHPVRKPQVPPRGLPALRFPEDIRSPEIPHRLGWLNYWSAAAARAIGFPDPLVDADLLTRARCTASGGWILRLTDAPLDLDDPTHLDALRRAYERFPEIGGRTPF from the coding sequence ATGGCCCCCCCCTCAACCCACCTTCTCCTGGTCGTCTACACGACTGCGCTGATGGACGATGATGGCCGACCGATGGCTGTAGCACGTGCCATGGAACATGCGCTTCCTGGCATGCGCCTGGAGTGGACGATTTCCGACCAGGGACAGTTCGTCCCATTACCGCAGCGAGACGCATGGCTCACGGAGGCAGCAGCCAGGGGAACATTCCCGATGCTCTGCAATGGTGACGAGAACAGCCTCGTCACTGTTTCTGGATTGGAGATACCGGCAGGGCTCGCACCCGGTGGCAAACCTCTGTGCGACATCCCAGCGAAGCTGCCACTGAATGCCGCCAGCATCGCGATGGCAGCGGATGTGCTGGAGGGCATGGCGGAGGGCGCACGCTCATTCTGGGGACATGCGACGCCGCATAGAACAGCCGTGGAGATCGCGCGGCAAACAAGCCACCCCGTGCGTAAGCCGCAAGTTCCCCCTCGGGGACTGCCAGCGCTCAGGTTCCCAGAGGACATCCGCTCGCCGGAAATTCCCCATCGCTTGGGGTGGTTGAACTACTGGTCGGCCGCCGCCGCACGGGCCATCGGGTTCCCGGACCCCTTGGTCGACGCAGACCTGCTCACGCGGGCGCGATGCACGGCCTCCGGAGGATGGATCCTCCGGCTCACGGATGCACCGCTCGATCTCGACGACCCCACACACCTCGACGCACTTCGGCGCGCCTACGAGCGCTTCCCCGAAATCGGGGGACGAACGCCCTTTTGA
- a CDS encoding DUF6310 domain-containing protein, with product MRFRMCSLLLILFSACATTKRQNQAAIPWVAPLVAPKPVALPVPVGLTPPITVMVEPDSRKQQEPETKPGRSGPNRGAPIPPTSESRPECIPRIVPHLGGDALHNKCADKVPQNGFPGFDAFVNGKHFDALQHRSGVLWEVKTDNFDTYSRALREIVIGKQIPELRRERDLARACGFNFRVGVRSAEHKLSLEELEPSLDIVVMDWC from the coding sequence ATGCGTTTTCGAATGTGCAGCTTGCTCCTGATCCTGTTCTCCGCATGCGCGACGACAAAGCGGCAAAACCAAGCGGCCATTCCTTGGGTGGCCCCGCTCGTTGCGCCGAAGCCCGTCGCGCTTCCGGTACCTGTTGGCCTGACGCCCCCCATCACAGTCATGGTGGAGCCTGACTCGCGGAAGCAGCAAGAGCCGGAGACGAAACCGGGGAGGTCCGGACCGAACCGAGGCGCCCCCATCCCACCGACTTCGGAATCCCGCCCGGAGTGCATTCCCCGCATCGTGCCCCACCTGGGCGGAGACGCCCTGCATAACAAGTGCGCCGACAAGGTTCCGCAAAATGGCTTCCCCGGTTTCGATGCATTCGTCAACGGAAAGCATTTCGACGCGCTCCAGCACCGCTCAGGGGTGTTGTGGGAAGTCAAGACCGACAACTTCGACACGTACTCACGCGCTCTTCGCGAAATCGTGATTGGGAAACAGATCCCAGAGCTGCGGCGAGAGCGCGACCTCGCAAGGGCCTGCGGATTCAACTTCCGCGTCGGCGTGCGGAGCGCTGAACACAAGCTCTCTCTTGAGGAACTGGAACCCTCTCTCGACATCGTCGTGATGGATTGGTGCTGA
- a CDS encoding M28 family metallopeptidase, with protein MIPWNASKPTRLTALAAAAVLLGAGVGQAQDSGPIDPARLSQIVKVLASDAFAGRAPGGPGEKKTLEYLISQFKAVGLEPGGEKGGWTQKVPLIRFQMKANATLKVVSGDQTVSLRQGQEVMVNTQRPVKRVKIDKAPLVFVGYGVSAAEREWDDFKGVDLRGKIAVFLINDPDFEAQPGEAVRGKFGGQAATYYARWTYKFEEAARRGAIGALIIHETPGAGYGWSTVTAGNGQTFDIVRAQPDKEKVLMQGWIQRDAAAVLLARAGLSLEKLKADARKASFEPVSLKGVSLSADYTLTHSRADSHNVIGRLPGTQRPNESIMYGGHWDAYGLGPPDASGNKVRHGAVDDAIGLAGMIEIARAFQQGPKPARSILFAAWTAEEPGLLGSEYYGAHPLQPLETMVANLTMDILQTAGPSRDVVLVGMGQNELEDALAEAASRQGRTLTPDAKPERGLFYRADHFSLAKRGVPVLLLMGLGGGHDLVNGGREAGDRWVADYTARCYHQPCDAWRSDWDLRGAAQDVQLLYEIGRELASPGRWPEWKPGSEFKGVRDRSAAARK; from the coding sequence ATGATTCCCTGGAACGCTTCCAAGCCTACCCGTCTCACCGCCCTCGCCGCTGCCGCCGTCCTGCTGGGCGCGGGGGTGGGGCAGGCTCAGGACTCGGGGCCGATTGATCCGGCCCGACTGTCGCAAATCGTCAAAGTGCTCGCTTCCGATGCGTTCGCCGGACGCGCGCCGGGAGGGCCGGGCGAGAAGAAGACCCTGGAGTACCTCATCAGTCAGTTCAAGGCGGTGGGCCTGGAGCCCGGGGGCGAGAAGGGTGGCTGGACGCAGAAGGTGCCGCTGATCCGGTTCCAGATGAAGGCCAACGCCACCTTGAAGGTCGTCTCCGGGGACCAGACGGTGTCGCTGCGCCAGGGCCAGGAGGTGATGGTCAACACCCAGCGCCCCGTCAAGCGCGTGAAGATCGACAAGGCCCCGCTCGTGTTCGTCGGCTATGGCGTCTCGGCCGCCGAGCGGGAGTGGGATGATTTCAAGGGCGTCGATCTGCGCGGCAAGATCGCCGTCTTCCTGATCAATGATCCCGACTTCGAGGCGCAGCCGGGTGAAGCCGTCCGTGGGAAGTTCGGCGGCCAGGCCGCTACCTACTACGCCCGGTGGACCTACAAGTTCGAGGAGGCCGCCCGTCGCGGGGCCATCGGGGCGCTGATCATTCATGAGACTCCCGGCGCGGGCTATGGCTGGTCAACGGTCACGGCAGGCAATGGCCAGACCTTCGACATCGTCCGGGCTCAGCCCGACAAAGAGAAGGTCCTGATGCAGGGCTGGATTCAGCGTGATGCCGCCGCCGTGCTGCTCGCCCGTGCGGGGTTGTCCCTCGAGAAGTTGAAGGCCGATGCGCGCAAGGCGAGCTTCGAGCCCGTTTCCCTCAAAGGGGTCAGCCTCTCCGCCGACTACACCCTGACCCACTCGCGGGCCGACAGTCACAACGTCATCGGCCGCTTGCCGGGAACACAGCGCCCCAACGAGTCGATCATGTATGGCGGGCACTGGGATGCCTACGGGCTCGGTCCCCCCGACGCCTCGGGTAACAAGGTCCGCCACGGTGCCGTGGACGACGCCATCGGCCTTGCGGGCATGATCGAGATCGCTCGCGCGTTTCAGCAGGGGCCGAAGCCCGCGCGTTCCATCCTCTTCGCCGCCTGGACCGCCGAGGAGCCGGGTTTGCTCGGCTCGGAGTACTACGGCGCCCACCCTCTTCAGCCCCTCGAGACCATGGTGGCGAACCTGACCATGGACATCCTTCAGACGGCCGGACCCTCTCGGGACGTGGTGCTGGTGGGCATGGGCCAGAATGAGCTGGAGGACGCGCTCGCCGAGGCTGCCTCGCGGCAGGGGCGCACCCTCACGCCCGATGCCAAGCCCGAGCGGGGCCTGTTCTATCGCGCCGACCACTTCTCGCTGGCCAAGCGCGGCGTGCCGGTGCTGCTCCTCATGGGGCTGGGCGGTGGCCATGACCTGGTGAACGGCGGCCGGGAGGCCGGGGACCGTTGGGTGGCCGACTACACCGCGCGCTGTTACCACCAGCCCTGTGATGCGTGGCGCTCGGACTGGGACCTGCGGGGCGCCGCCCAGGATGTGCAGCTGCTCTATGAGATCGGCCGCGAGCTGGCCTCGCCCGGCCGCTGGCCCGAGTGGAAGCCCGGGTCGGAGTTCAAGGGCGTACGGGACCGGTCGGCCGCCGCCCGCAAGTGA
- a CDS encoding DUF808 domain-containing protein, protein MAGSSLLALLDDIATILDDVSVMTKLAAKKTAGVLGDDLALNAQQVTGVKADRELPVVWAVAKGSTVNKAILVPAALAISAFVPWLVTPLLMVGGLFLCFEGFEKLAHKFMHSKDEDDAHHAELTQALADPQVDLVALEKGKIQGAVRTDFILSAEIIAIALGVVAAEPFMTRVLVLVGVAVLMTVGVYGLVAGIVKLDDAGLFLSRRPGDGAGPRFLRGLGVGILKSAPWLMKGLSVAGTAAMFLVGGGILTHGIAALHHGIEGLAERAGGVSGIGGLLQALTPQVANAVVGLVAGALTLAVVLGVKRVLRKG, encoded by the coding sequence TTGGCTGGTTCCAGTCTGCTCGCGCTGCTCGACGACATCGCTACCATCCTCGACGACGTGTCGGTGATGACCAAGCTGGCCGCGAAGAAGACCGCCGGTGTGCTGGGAGATGACCTGGCGCTCAATGCCCAGCAGGTCACTGGCGTCAAGGCCGACCGCGAACTGCCCGTGGTCTGGGCCGTGGCCAAGGGCTCCACGGTGAACAAGGCCATCCTGGTGCCCGCGGCGCTGGCCATCAGCGCCTTCGTGCCCTGGTTGGTGACGCCCCTGCTGATGGTGGGCGGCCTGTTCCTGTGCTTCGAGGGTTTCGAGAAGCTGGCGCACAAGTTCATGCACAGCAAGGACGAGGACGACGCCCACCACGCCGAGCTGACCCAGGCGCTGGCCGATCCGCAGGTCGACCTCGTCGCCCTCGAGAAGGGGAAGATCCAGGGCGCGGTGCGCACCGACTTCATCCTGTCGGCGGAGATCATCGCGATCGCGCTGGGCGTCGTGGCCGCCGAGCCCTTCATGACGCGGGTCCTGGTGCTGGTGGGTGTGGCCGTGCTGATGACCGTAGGCGTCTATGGATTGGTGGCCGGCATCGTCAAGCTCGACGACGCGGGGCTCTTCCTGAGCCGGCGGCCCGGCGATGGCGCGGGGCCGCGCTTCCTGCGGGGCCTGGGGGTGGGCATCCTGAAGAGCGCGCCGTGGCTCATGAAGGGCCTGTCGGTGGCCGGGACCGCGGCGATGTTCCTGGTCGGTGGCGGCATCCTCACGCACGGTATCGCCGCGCTCCACCATGGCATCGAGGGGCTGGCCGAGCGCGCGGGCGGCGTGTCCGGCATTGGGGGCCTGTTGCAGGCCCTCACACCTCAGGTGGCCAATGCCGTGGTCGGGCTCGTGGCGGGTGCTTTGACGTTGGCCGTGGTGCTGGGCGTCAAGCGCGTGCTGCGCAAGGGGTAG
- a CDS encoding MFS transporter gives MNPLPRTTYRQGVGSLFFLQGLCFATWASRIPSIQQKLSLSEADLGFALLALPAGLMVSLPLAGWLVARAGSARVVVGALFFYGLVLTGLGQARSLAQLAAGLFVFGFAGNMVNIAVNTQGVGVEVLYQRSIMASFHGMWSLAGFAAAAVGTVVMGAGVVPAQHFLVVMLGVWAVTAFCSRFTLKEEARAAGGGRIFAVPDKSLLALGIIAFCCMMCEGAMFDWSGVYFQQVVRAEPAWVGTGYATFMASMATGRFIADWLTLKLGLTRVFQLSGGLIAMGLLLAVGIPQLPTALIGFLLVGFGVSSVVPLVYGAAGRSRTMPAGVALAAVSTIGFMGFLIGPPVIGLLASISSLRLSFTLIAGMGLCVALLATAKRFDAP, from the coding sequence ATGAATCCCCTGCCCCGGACCACCTATCGCCAGGGGGTGGGCAGCCTCTTCTTCCTCCAGGGGTTGTGCTTCGCCACCTGGGCGTCCCGCATCCCGAGCATCCAGCAGAAGCTGAGCCTGTCTGAAGCGGACCTGGGCTTCGCGCTGCTGGCGTTGCCGGCGGGGCTGATGGTGTCCCTGCCGCTCGCGGGCTGGCTGGTGGCCCGGGCAGGCAGCGCGCGGGTGGTGGTGGGCGCGCTGTTCTTCTACGGCCTCGTGCTCACGGGCCTGGGACAGGCGCGCTCCCTGGCGCAGTTGGCCGCGGGGCTCTTCGTGTTCGGGTTCGCGGGCAACATGGTGAACATCGCCGTGAACACCCAGGGCGTGGGGGTGGAGGTGCTCTACCAGCGCTCCATCATGGCGTCCTTCCACGGCATGTGGAGCCTGGCGGGCTTTGCCGCCGCCGCGGTGGGAACGGTGGTGATGGGCGCGGGGGTGGTGCCTGCCCAGCACTTCCTGGTGGTCATGCTGGGGGTGTGGGCCGTCACGGCCTTCTGCTCGCGGTTCACGCTGAAGGAAGAGGCCCGGGCGGCAGGAGGAGGCCGCATCTTCGCGGTGCCCGACAAGTCCCTGCTCGCGCTGGGGATCATCGCCTTCTGCTGCATGATGTGCGAGGGGGCGATGTTCGACTGGAGCGGGGTGTACTTCCAGCAGGTGGTTCGCGCGGAGCCTGCGTGGGTGGGCACGGGCTACGCCACGTTCATGGCGTCGATGGCCACGGGGCGATTCATCGCGGACTGGCTCACGCTCAAGCTGGGCCTGACGCGGGTCTTCCAGCTCAGCGGCGGACTGATCGCCATGGGCCTGTTGCTGGCGGTGGGGATTCCGCAGTTGCCCACGGCCCTCATCGGTTTTCTGCTGGTGGGCTTTGGCGTCTCCTCGGTGGTGCCCCTGGTGTATGGGGCTGCGGGCAGGTCACGGACGATGCCCGCGGGCGTCGCGCTGGCGGCGGTGTCCACCATCGGCTTCATGGGTTTCCTGATCGGCCCACCGGTGATTGGCCTGTTGGCGAGCATCTCCAGCCTGAGGCTGTCCTTCACGCTCATCGCGGGAATGGGGCTGTGCGTGGCCCTCTTGGCCACGGCGAAGAGGTTTGACGCCCCCTGA